In a single window of the Candidatus Eisenbacteria bacterium genome:
- a CDS encoding RHS repeat-associated core domain-containing protein, translating to MRYRSFCNKVLIALLASLWIGSPFPFAAPPVAGEGSPAESAPPGLARTDLILPAGAIDLALRREPATGDRTPGLLGSRWRLEWDDDGAGPLAAGGDRVSFREERDAEGRLARVIDRNGNETRITRDGEGRIVRVDGPRGAHLLFRTERDGLLREVRSSAGDAVLYRYRDGELAEVRVNGGPPVRYAYDQAGRIASVDDPAEGKTEFGYDGKGRLTLRRFAGGATEKIEYDDETGARRVIDPTGGITGIAPLPGGGVERTGPLGGRTILRTDPSGRPTETVGPDGETTRFAWDDRERLVAMDACCGGSVRFAYEGDGTRPASVLFGDGSRTLFDYDERGNLVFLREGADTLLALSYYTDGLLRSRSGRGLPEERYAYREDGLLLSITDALDETILYDYDERGNVIRAEGPGGATTAWTYDEARRLLAETDPSGATTRYAYDDAGRIARIEEPGGGTIRYRYDARSRLIEETDAGGGTTRYAYDAAGRLVEITGPAGGTVRYAYDAAGNLIRETNPLGAVHRAAYDAAGRVTEETGPTGGAVRTEYDEAGAPVRIIGPGDTERTFAYDESGRRVAATGPGGRTVRTGYDEQGRVARIAYPEGLVVRAEYDREGRIARIADNRGNDAGFAYDALGRLVREKSAAGLVVDTEYGPLGHPVVVRDNLGGLLHRGFDPRGLLIEAADARGATVRYRRDEAGRVVERTDPLGAVTRIAYGALGAPEKIVAPDGAEARYRRGAAGRLVETRLPGGETVRIERDAAGNAVRISTPFGGTELFTYDPSGRLTAAVDGAGHRTVWSYDAAGRVLRRDAGDRSVRFAYDDAGDLVSADDGARPVEYAYDDKGRLARIDFPAAGRSLARRYDDAGRVIRSVDAAGETFVHRYDEHGRLASIGVPGGGAVRFSYDVKDRVTELSWPNGVTASRDYDPIGRLASISYAGPDGSILASRRIEYDDAGNPARVVDGDGSVRSYAYDEAGRLIEEAAPTRTIRYAYGRDGNRKARETEEGEVRYRYDGAGRLVRAGEVSYRWDGAGRLAGKSGPEGTTRYGWDAEGRLVSVILPDGGEVRHAYGPEGTRVSTEGPGGSFRFLSDGPNRVAVLDAEGELIARVVHAPGVDRPLLWVRGDERIHIHADGLGTPILATDDDGAVVAAWTLDAFGRPIERSGDADLPLLFTGRPYDDATGLYDFRARWYDPNIGRFLSPDPAFDPESPPERLNPYVYARNAPTRWTDPFGTMEIPRGFTGEEGRRLWRLRMMRDYELRGDFSLDDVNWNVERDMWMQRGRAPGEGFRILESEYQQNLESATAWNRGGRQAMVNEWRQGLAEQDPNWSRYYRSGGDAGRSRIPVDAAETPAGGPTIRSNAGGRTIQTGDGARLGRGGPTIRTGAANQTIQTGDGPRMGEGSPTGAHRPGTAEQQFSRQPTTADPRLRPRPGGRGPTRPSPSAVGEGVLSASRVTGGVATGVGLMSMQLNYNACRDAGGSRADCLKPVILGLGIAISIGAIGAMALPVIAGGALPAVAAALAAIGLYGSVDALLEAGDDWAHVYERVAAGAQQRQARDILALDESLLAALQAELEHYWDTASLATVACERAQTASKNAEEAVARMRTDAASVGGIAAVIAERAPDCASNAEVSGDMTDLLARVGRMEETVNRSLDGAEAIAEECSGPEDAGRIEELYQIATRLAAQMKEDAEAARARSGEVTMPTEGAGAVVQALAMMERVNDRLMNDLGIAGDGAAAFLTESEKARAFRESADAMAAEIRRRTGILQDALDAGVGQTGDEAKRRRFRSELSRIRTGLRTQIDIERCDPSKLDPEGPVNAKLDAENLVSDLRPVMEEARAAAGNCAALSDRIDLMQRIDGATALALYRVGADEYLLERARECDGAEETEGGSETGGLDEAIADVDDDPLIDFLAALDLFRTAAGEEERLHEEYGVAAGAFEQELRVSGAAACEERNLGYFLAESERILGEHRRATADLADAYAFLAGVLDRLDPAEAAAADATYAGALARAGEMEGRQTEMLASLRDDYGCDEENVRRRGEESAEPGADRDDVNAGTAGGAPDAVEICGDLWDNDGDGKIDECDAGCCEGRATILVSDCGSEPDDIFLVRLSTGESGVTPRGAETSFNIDLDPGSYSVTLHVLSAPDDVGTYCLTILFDGVTILDVAGGPPEGTVETWGFTIPEPGAALGLRVTPIVDKAPPGAMRE from the coding sequence ATGAGATATCGTTCGTTTTGTAATAAAGTTTTAATCGCTCTCCTGGCATCGCTTTGGATCGGGTCCCCCTTCCCCTTCGCGGCGCCGCCCGTCGCCGGAGAAGGATCACCGGCCGAGTCGGCCCCGCCCGGTCTCGCCCGGACCGATCTCATTCTGCCGGCGGGGGCGATCGACCTCGCGCTCCGGCGGGAACCAGCGACGGGCGACCGCACGCCGGGGCTTCTCGGATCGCGCTGGCGGCTCGAATGGGACGACGACGGCGCGGGTCCCTTGGCGGCCGGCGGCGACCGCGTGTCGTTCCGGGAGGAGCGGGACGCCGAGGGGCGGCTCGCCCGCGTGATCGACCGGAACGGGAACGAGACGCGGATCACCCGCGACGGGGAAGGACGAATCGTCCGCGTCGACGGTCCGCGCGGCGCGCACCTACTCTTCCGAACCGAGCGCGACGGGCTCCTCCGGGAGGTGCGAAGCTCGGCGGGGGACGCGGTCCTCTACCGCTACCGGGACGGCGAACTGGCCGAGGTGCGCGTGAACGGCGGCCCGCCGGTCCGTTACGCCTACGACCAAGCGGGGCGGATCGCTTCTGTGGACGATCCGGCGGAGGGGAAGACCGAATTCGGCTACGACGGAAAAGGACGGCTCACCCTTCGCCGCTTCGCCGGCGGCGCGACGGAGAAGATCGAGTACGACGACGAGACCGGCGCCCGACGCGTCATCGACCCGACGGGGGGGATCACGGGGATCGCCCCGCTCCCCGGCGGCGGCGTGGAACGGACCGGTCCCCTCGGCGGACGGACGATTCTCCGAACCGACCCGTCCGGGCGGCCGACGGAGACCGTCGGGCCGGACGGCGAAACGACGCGCTTCGCGTGGGACGATCGGGAACGGCTCGTCGCGATGGACGCCTGCTGCGGCGGTTCGGTCCGCTTCGCCTACGAGGGAGACGGGACGCGGCCCGCGTCGGTTCTCTTCGGCGACGGCTCCCGCACTCTCTTCGACTACGACGAGCGGGGCAACCTCGTCTTCCTCCGGGAAGGCGCCGACACCCTCCTCGCCCTCTCCTATTATACGGACGGCCTCCTCCGATCCCGCTCCGGCCGCGGCCTGCCGGAGGAGCGTTACGCCTACCGGGAGGACGGCCTCCTCCTCTCCATCACCGACGCGCTCGACGAAACGATCCTGTACGACTACGACGAGAGGGGAAACGTGATCCGCGCCGAAGGCCCGGGCGGCGCGACGACCGCCTGGACCTACGACGAGGCGCGGCGGCTCCTCGCGGAGACCGATCCCTCCGGAGCGACGACACGATACGCCTACGACGACGCCGGGCGGATCGCGCGGATCGAGGAGCCGGGGGGCGGAACGATCCGCTACCGGTACGACGCGCGGAGCCGTCTGATCGAGGAGACGGACGCCGGCGGCGGAACGACCCGCTACGCCTACGACGCCGCGGGGCGCCTCGTCGAGATCACCGGTCCCGCGGGCGGAACGGTCCGTTACGCCTACGACGCCGCCGGTAACTTGATCCGTGAAACGAACCCGCTCGGCGCCGTCCACCGGGCGGCGTACGACGCGGCGGGACGGGTGACGGAAGAGACCGGTCCGACGGGGGGCGCGGTCCGGACCGAGTACGACGAAGCGGGCGCCCCCGTTCGGATCATCGGTCCCGGCGACACGGAGAGAACCTTCGCTTACGACGAATCGGGGCGGCGGGTCGCGGCGACCGGACCGGGCGGGCGTACGGTCCGAACCGGGTACGACGAGCAAGGCCGGGTGGCGCGGATCGCCTACCCGGAGGGACTCGTGGTCCGCGCCGAATACGACCGGGAGGGACGGATCGCCCGTATCGCCGACAATCGGGGGAACGATGCGGGCTTCGCCTACGACGCCCTCGGCCGTTTGGTCCGCGAGAAGAGCGCCGCCGGCCTCGTGGTCGACACGGAGTACGGCCCCCTCGGCCATCCGGTCGTCGTGCGTGACAACCTGGGCGGACTGCTCCACCGCGGGTTCGATCCGCGCGGTCTCCTCATCGAAGCGGCAGACGCGCGAGGCGCGACGGTCCGGTACCGCCGGGACGAGGCGGGCCGCGTGGTCGAGAGGACGGACCCGCTCGGCGCGGTCACCCGGATCGCCTATGGGGCGCTCGGCGCGCCGGAGAAAATCGTCGCCCCGGACGGCGCCGAGGCGCGGTACCGGCGCGGCGCCGCCGGCCGCCTCGTCGAGACACGCCTCCCCGGCGGAGAAACGGTTCGGATCGAAAGGGACGCGGCGGGGAACGCCGTCCGGATATCGACCCCCTTCGGCGGGACGGAACTGTTCACCTATGATCCTTCGGGGCGGCTGACCGCCGCGGTGGACGGGGCGGGACATCGAACGGTCTGGTCCTACGACGCCGCCGGACGGGTTCTCCGGCGCGACGCGGGCGACCGGTCGGTCCGTTTCGCATACGACGACGCCGGCGACCTCGTCTCCGCCGACGACGGCGCCCGCCCGGTGGAGTACGCCTACGACGATAAGGGGCGCCTCGCGCGGATCGACTTCCCCGCCGCCGGGCGGAGCCTCGCCCGGCGCTACGACGACGCGGGCCGCGTGATCCGTTCCGTCGACGCCGCCGGGGAAACCTTCGTTCATCGCTACGACGAGCACGGGCGGCTCGCCTCGATCGGCGTCCCCGGCGGAGGGGCGGTACGTTTCTCTTACGACGTCAAGGACCGGGTGACGGAGCTCTCCTGGCCGAACGGAGTGACCGCCTCCCGCGATTACGATCCGATCGGCCGGCTCGCCTCGATCTCCTACGCCGGACCGGACGGATCCATCCTCGCCTCACGGCGGATCGAGTACGACGACGCCGGCAATCCGGCGCGTGTCGTCGACGGGGACGGCTCGGTCCGATCCTACGCCTACGACGAGGCGGGCCGCCTGATCGAGGAGGCCGCCCCGACACGAACGATCCGCTACGCCTACGGCCGGGATGGGAACCGGAAAGCCCGCGAAACCGAAGAGGGGGAGGTCCGGTACCGGTACGACGGCGCCGGCCGGCTCGTCCGCGCCGGGGAGGTCTCCTACCGGTGGGACGGCGCGGGGCGCCTCGCCGGGAAGAGCGGACCGGAGGGGACGACGCGCTACGGATGGGACGCGGAGGGCCGCCTCGTCTCGGTCATCCTGCCGGACGGCGGCGAGGTGCGCCACGCCTACGGTCCGGAGGGGACGCGCGTCTCCACCGAAGGACCGGGCGGCTCGTTCCGCTTCCTCTCCGACGGCCCGAACCGGGTCGCCGTATTGGACGCGGAGGGAGAGCTGATCGCGCGCGTCGTCCACGCCCCCGGCGTCGACCGTCCCCTCCTCTGGGTTCGGGGGGACGAGCGCATCCACATCCACGCCGACGGTCTCGGCACGCCGATCCTCGCCACCGACGACGACGGCGCGGTCGTCGCCGCCTGGACGCTCGACGCCTTCGGCCGCCCGATCGAGCGCTCCGGCGACGCCGACCTCCCCCTTCTCTTCACCGGACGCCCCTACGACGACGCCACCGGCCTCTACGACTTCCGCGCCCGCTGGTACGATCCGAATATCGGCCGCTTCCTCTCCCCCGATCCCGCCTTCGACCCGGAATCGCCGCCGGAACGCCTGAACCCCTACGTCTACGCGCGCAACGCCCCGACCCGCTGGACCGATCCCTTCGGCACGATGGAGATCCCCCGCGGATTCACAGGCGAAGAGGGGCGCCGCCTCTGGCGCCTCCGCATGATGCGGGACTACGAGCTGCGCGGTGATTTCAGCCTCGACGACGTGAACTGGAACGTGGAGAGGGACATGTGGATGCAGCGGGGCCGCGCGCCGGGTGAGGGCTTCCGAATCCTCGAGTCGGAGTACCAACAGAACCTGGAAAGCGCGACCGCCTGGAACCGGGGGGGGCGGCAGGCGATGGTGAATGAATGGCGGCAGGGGCTGGCGGAGCAGGATCCGAACTGGTCGCGGTACTACCGCTCCGGCGGCGACGCGGGCCGTTCGCGAATCCCCGTCGACGCGGCGGAGACTCCGGCCGGGGGACCGACGATTCGATCCAACGCGGGGGGGCGAACGATACAAACCGGCGACGGGGCGCGCCTCGGCCGGGGAGGGCCGACGATCCGAACCGGCGCGGCGAACCAAACGATCCAGACGGGCGACGGACCGCGCATGGGCGAAGGAAGCCCGACCGGCGCGCATCGGCCCGGAACGGCGGAACAGCAATTCTCCCGCCAGCCGACCACCGCCGATCCGCGGCTTCGCCCGCGCCCGGGCGGCCGGGGTCCGACGCGCCCCTCCCCCTCCGCCGTCGGCGAGGGAGTCCTCTCCGCGTCGCGCGTGACCGGCGGCGTCGCGACCGGCGTCGGGCTGATGTCCATGCAGCTCAACTACAACGCATGCCGGGACGCGGGAGGGAGCCGCGCCGACTGTCTCAAACCGGTGATCCTCGGCCTGGGAATAGCCATCTCCATCGGCGCGATCGGCGCGATGGCGCTTCCCGTGATCGCGGGGGGCGCCCTCCCCGCCGTGGCCGCCGCCCTCGCCGCCATCGGCCTTTACGGCTCCGTGGACGCCCTGCTCGAAGCGGGGGACGATTGGGCCCATGTCTACGAACGGGTGGCGGCGGGCGCGCAGCAACGCCAGGCCCGGGACATCCTCGCCCTCGACGAGAGTCTGCTCGCCGCGTTGCAGGCGGAACTGGAGCATTACTGGGACACCGCCTCCCTCGCCACCGTGGCGTGCGAGAGGGCGCAAACCGCGTCGAAGAACGCGGAGGAAGCGGTCGCGAGGATGCGAACCGACGCCGCCTCGGTGGGAGGCATCGCCGCGGTCATCGCAGAACGCGCGCCGGATTGCGCCTCCAACGCGGAGGTTTCCGGCGACATGACGGATCTCCTCGCCCGGGTCGGGCGGATGGAGGAGACGGTGAACCGTTCCCTCGACGGCGCGGAGGCGATCGCCGAGGAATGCTCCGGTCCTGAGGACGCGGGCCGGATCGAGGAGCTGTACCAGATCGCGACCCGCCTGGCGGCGCAGATGAAGGAGGATGCGGAAGCGGCGCGCGCGCGGAGCGGGGAAGTCACGATGCCGACGGAGGGGGCGGGCGCGGTGGTTCAGGCCCTGGCCATGATGGAGCGGGTGAACGATCGATTGATGAACGATCTCGGGATCGCCGGTGACGGGGCCGCCGCTTTCCTCACCGAGAGCGAGAAGGCGCGGGCCTTCCGGGAAAGCGCCGACGCCATGGCGGCGGAGATCCGGCGCCGGACGGGAATCCTCCAGGACGCCCTCGACGCCGGCGTGGGACAAACCGGCGACGAGGCGAAGCGAAGACGTTTCCGGAGTGAACTCTCGAGGATCCGGACCGGTCTCCGGACGCAGATCGACATCGAGCGCTGCGATCCTTCGAAGCTCGACCCGGAGGGGCCGGTGAACGCGAAGCTGGACGCGGAGAACCTGGTCTCGGATCTCCGGCCCGTGATGGAAGAGGCTCGCGCGGCGGCGGGGAACTGCGCCGCCCTATCGGATCGGATCGATCTCATGCAACGAATCGACGGGGCGACGGCGCTCGCCCTCTACCGGGTCGGCGCCGACGAGTATCTGCTCGAGCGGGCGCGGGAGTGCGACGGCGCGGAAGAGACCGAAGGCGGTTCCGAGACCGGCGGCCTGGACGAGGCGATCGCCGACGTGGACGACGATCCCCTCATCGACTTCCTCGCCGCCCTCGATCTCTTCCGGACCGCCGCCGGCGAGGAGGAACGACTCCACGAGGAGTACGGCGTCGCCGCCGGCGCCTTCGAGCAGGAACTCCGCGTATCGGGCGCCGCCGCCTGCGAGGAGCGGAACCTGGGCTACTTCCTGGCCGAGTCGGAAAGAATCCTCGGCGAGCACCGGCGGGCGACGGCGGACCTGGCCGACGCCTACGCCTTCCTGGCGGGGGTGCTGGACCGTCTCGACCCGGCGGAAGCGGCGGCGGCGGACGCGACCTACGCCGGGGCGCTCGCCCGGGCGGGCGAAATGGAGGGGCGGCAAACCGAGATGCTCGCCTCGCTCCGGGACGACTACGGCTGCGACGAGGAAAACGTGAGACGGCGTGGGGAGGAATCCGCCGAGCCGGGCGCGGACCGGGACGACGTGAACGCCGGGACGGCGGGGGGCGCGCCGGACGCGGTGGAGATCTGCGGCGACCTCTGGGACAATGACGGCGACGGGAAGATCGACGAGTGCGACGCCGGCTGCTGCGAGGGGCGGGCGACGATTCTGGTCTCCGATTGCGGCTCCGAGCCGGACGATATCTTTCTGGTGAGGCTCAGCACCGGAGAGTCGGGGGTGACCCCCCGCGGCGCCGAGACCTCCTTCAACATCGACCTCGATCCCGGTTCCTACTCCGTCACCCTTCACGTGCTGAGCGCGCCGGACGACGTCGGCACCTACTGCCTCACGATCCTCTTCGACGGCGTGACCATCCTGGACGTGGCGGGCGGTCCTCCGGAAGGGACCGTGGAGACCTGGGGCTTCACGATTCCCGAACCGGGCGCCGCGCTCGGCCTGCGGGTGACGCCGATCGTCGACAAAGCGCCGCCCGGAGCGATGCGGGAGTAG